DNA sequence from the Pungitius pungitius chromosome 3, fPunPun2.1, whole genome shotgun sequence genome:
TGGTTCAGGACAGCAGTCACCAGCGTCTCCTGTGCTTTCAGCCTAATGAagtggtgtcaaactcatgggaggtcagatactgcccactttaaTCTCAGACGGGCCAGACCACTAAACGTAATAAGGGGGGGTcgacagggggggggtcattttcaAGAGGGCGCTGCTGCCTGCACTCAACTTTTTAAtccaagtcatggcgatctatGCCCCCTCCCGCTGGGGCAGTTCGcccgaacaataataataataataattataaattataacaataattacGAGGCTCGCACACCGGGAGCGGAAGACGAATcgaacacacacaaccagtcTGCCAGCAGTGACCGCGCATGGATCACACGTTGAACACACGTTGCTGACACACACGTGCGCCTGATGACAGGCTCTGCGGGGACACAACGTTCAGCGCGCAGAGGCGCCAAATAGCGCAGAAACAGCGGATCCCGGCATCGCTTCCCGGTTATTTGGTGCAATCTTACCTTTTATCTGCTTCTCTTTGCTGACAGAATTTGGCGGTGTTTTGACTCTATTTTATTTCCCTTCTTCTTCGCGGTCTtcgttcttcttctttaggTTTGTACTGGCTGGTCGCACCAACGGGACTAGGTGCATACCGCCACCTACTGTACCGGAGTGTATTGTGTATGTATTGTAGCAGTGCCGTAAAGCACTCATGTCCACCCCGCTCCCGCCTCTGTCATTACAAATAGGGTGTCGTTCAGCCCCGTGTGTCCAAGTCTTAGTCGTGATATGATGACCTCCTCTCTCCGAATCTTCCCTTTGAATGGCTTTATATCGATGGTTTGTGttgcaattcaccgccagaccactaggtggagtaacgttattctttttgttgaagacgacctagagagtgacgtctttgtgtgtgtgtgtggaagtcgttggtttgtttatttatttatcagataCTTTTTGGCCCCGTGCGTCGCCACTGCTGAGTTTTCctcgcggacatatttgtcccgtattttcctccacagctTTGAGCGCGaccctcgaccggcaaaccgacgtttgcGGAGATTTCCCTCCATGAATAGGAGGCCACCCGCGCGTCCTTGTATAAGCGGTCACGTTAACGGAAACACGTGACTCCACCTAGTGTTCGGACGGTGAATTGCTgtgcaacacgcgcaagcctttttgaaccatgcaTTGAGtccgccggggggggcggggtgtgcAGTGCAGCAGGTTAGAATATTATATCAACAATTGCCGTTTGAGGTGCACGTTTTTATTGTCCCTTTGCATAACGTCCTGTCACACGGTTCATTGTCTGCAGCCTGCGAGTGACTGTGCTACGGCTGCGCCATCGGTACAGATCACATGTCACGGCTTCGGTTGCCGCGCGCTCCTCCAAGTCGTGTCCCAATCAGAAGGACGTCCGCtgagtgtttttcattttcatgtcaCAATAAATGAGCCTTGAGGTCCACGAGTGGCGGAAGAGTCACAGCAAAGGGAGTTCGGGGGCATCGAGGAGTTCTTGTCCTAAGAGGGACTCTCGCAGGGCGAACAGTGTGATGCCCGAGCTGTACGCCGCCGGGATGGTCACGTGCACTGACTTGGGTCGATctggctcctgctcctcttcgaGGGCCACCTGCCTCACTTGACCTAAtgggcagaagaagaaaaaacaggttGAAAACCCTCAACGGATGACAAGTCTGCATAAATGGAAGCTCAAATTAACGCGCTCTACCCTCAACGTCCAGGGCTTTCCACCGAGGGTCGAACCGACTCTCAGACAAAGCAGACAGACAGCAACCCGCCGTCAGTCTCTGCAGGACGTCTTCTCGACGAATCAGCAACACAGACTCACTGCAGAGTCGCTGGTGGACCTCTTCCTCACTGCCTgtcagaggaaggaaaaaaagctaCAAATAGTGCAGATTTGAGGAGAGAGGATTATCTTTGGATGATTGCCCTTACTCACCTACATCTAGAGGATTGGTCATGAAAACAGTATTGGGTGCAACGCCAAACATGAGCTGGTGGTGCCAGGCGTCCGGCACCTCCTCTCCCTCGGGCACGGCCAGCTGCATGTTCATGGTCGCTACGGGAACAGCGCCCTTTCGGATCCAGCGTGCGAGCCAGGGGATCAGTCTGACCCGCCGCCGAGGGTGGAAGTGGAAGAAGCGCCCCGCTACCTTCCCCTGGCTGGCTTCCTGTGCCCCCTGGATGAGCTGAGAATGAGTTGCAcctgaaaatacatttcaatccttATTTCTTCCGTCACGTGTAAGGTGGTGTAAGAAAATAGGCACCTCATTAGGTGCCTCGGGTGTAACGACAGCTTGAGCCGAACGCCTCGGAAGTCAATGCGAGTAAAAATAAACGGCGTAACAGAGCTGAAAAACTCAATTACAGACGCTCCTCTGAGGGTCATAAACCTCTTTGTCTACTTGTAGAAGGGCACTTTTGAATTTGCCTCGCTGCCAGCGGAGCCAGCTGTGCCGCTGGCAGCAAACCACACTTCCAGGTTTGAGACACTACAGAGCCTCACCATGCTCTCCGCTAGCATCTGTGACACCTGGAATGTCCGTGGAGCCCAGTGAGGATATGCCAGCAATGCAAAGTCACgctttattattcattaatatttcattacCTGAAATGTCA
Encoded proteins:
- the LOC119220900 gene encoding uncharacterized protein LOC119220900 isoform X2, which translates into the protein MINQSAHAHLIDRMLWQLASCFFRETEAVERQTLQIGASACGATAVVDVLKALGVEVAPEEADRCVRTRLRRNEAPLPDYLLSRSEAGATHSQLIQGAQEASQGKVAGRFFHFHPRRRVRLIPWLARWIRKGAVPVATMNMQLAVPEGEEVPDAWHHQLMFGVAPNTVFMTNPLDVGSEEEVHQRLCSESVLLIRREDVLQRLTAGCCLSALSESRFDPRWKALDVEGQVRQVALEEEQEPDRPKSVHVTIPAAYSSGITLFALRESLLGQELLDAPELPLL
- the LOC119220900 gene encoding uncharacterized protein LOC119220900 isoform X1 is translated as MACEQIHGGDELEEAGADGAMLWSIQEAVERQTLQIGASACGATAVVDVLKALGVEVAPEEADRCVRTRLRRNEAPLPDYLLSRSEAGATHSQLIQGAQEASQGKVAGRFFHFHPRRRVRLIPWLARWIRKGAVPVATMNMQLAVPEGEEVPDAWHHQLMFGVAPNTVFMTNPLDVGSEEEVHQRLCSESVLLIRREDVLQRLTAGCCLSALSESRFDPRWKALDVEGQVRQVALEEEQEPDRPKSVHVTIPAAYSSGITLFALRESLLGQELLDAPELPLL